The Saccharomyces mikatae IFO 1815 strain IFO1815 genome assembly, chromosome: 15 DNA window ATATTAACGCAAATTATTTGAAACTGTCACAAATAAACCCTGACTTCAAATACATTGCTACTCAAGCGCCGCTTCCTTCCACGATGGATGATTTTTGGAAAGTTATCACCCTAAACAAAGTTAAAATAATAGTATCACTAAATTCTGATGACGAAttgaatttaaaaaaatgggaTATTTATTGGAATAATTCATCGTGTTCCAACCACACTATCAAGCTGCAAAACTCCTGGGATAATATTTGCGATATCGATGGATGTGTTCTCAGAGTTTTCCAAGTCACAAAATTAGCTTCCAAGAATAATAATTTCAAGCAGGATGACTGCAACACTCGTACTGGCGACATTATTTCCAATACTATAACAACCTCGGAGCCATTTATTGTTTACCAGTTACAATACAAAAAATGGCTGGATTCATGTGGTGTAGATATCAACGACATTCTCAAACTACACaaagtcaaaaattctttactttttaaTCCacaaaaattcatcaaaagCCTTGAAAGAGACATTTGCAGACCTGATTTAATAGATGATAAAAGTACTGATACATGTCTTGATACAATAAACTCATCACCATTATTAGTTCATTGTTCTGCAGGGTGCGGAAGAACTGGCGTTTTCGTCACATTAGATTTTTTACTAAGTGTCCTTTCATCTACTACCAATTGTTCAAACAAAATTGATGTTTGGAATATGTCTCAAGatcttattttcatcattgtGAATGaattaagaaaacaaaggaTTTCAATGGTACAGAATCTAACCCAATATATTGCTTGTTACGAGGCATTGCTGAATTATTTTGCATTGCGAAAgcaaattaaaaatgagttattattttaataaaattgttcttttcttataaCACAGACACTTCACGTTTTGATGAACTACATATCCTCTGGTTGcatttcaattctttataaatatataacaaatattagaaataaaaaaatcttgaatttttcccTAAAGACTCACACTCGCCTTTACGTACTTGCAGCTTTATATTATGTTTTCCCTTGCGCATATTAAGATGTCTTTATCGCACATCTATATAACAAATTTATAAAATTTAGAGATGAGGTTATTTGTAAGCGAATAATTAGGTCCATCTATGTGCTTCATTATCACCATTCCAATTTCGTTCAGTATATCCTAGTTCCTCTTTCACTCTTTTTACAGTTGTTGGATCGCCCATATTTTTACCTAAGTTATCAGAAATTTTAATAGCATGATTACCATTGGCTTCTAGAAGTTTGATAACAATGTTTAAAGGCTCACTCTTAACCTGTGGTTCTGATTTCTTATGAAAATCATTGGTGAAGTTCGTACCAATACCGAATGTGGCCAACATTCCATTATTCTTAGCTGAGTGAGAATAAGTTATTGCCTTTTCGATGTTTAATGAATCTGAATAGCAAACAATTTTGGAGAATTTAGGTAATTTTAACACATCATGGTAATGGTgggcaattttttttgtatattcAACTGGGTCCCCAGAATCTTGTCTAACACCAACATAAGCATCAGAATATGGTGGATAGAAAGCTTTTAAGAAGTCATCTGTGCCAAAAGTATCTGTTAATGCTAAACCTGCATTTTCTGCACCAAATGTATTAATCCAATAGTCCATGGCATCTTTATTGGCATGTAAATAATCTTCACTGATAGAAGCAACACCCATAACCCACTCGTGAGCCACAGTACCAATTGGCTTTACTCCATATTTTTTggcaaaaagaatattcgAGGTACCTAAGAACAGCGATTTATTCTTCTCTGGATTCGCATTTACAGCCTTCATGATGCCTTGCATAATAAGATCTTGAGTCTCCAAGGATCTACGACGTCTTGTACCGAACTCACTAAACttaatatcattatcaaatAAAGTCTCTGCCTTCCTCATGGCTTGTTCTAACTGATTCTCGTAGTTCCAATCAGTGTCGACAAACTTGAAATACGCCTCAGAAATCAAGGACAATAAAGGAATCTCGTAAAGTATAGTATCTTTCCAAAAACCACTGACcagaattttcaatttataaTGAGAGGGCTTTCcctcaatttcttctgaaGTAAAGGTAATTTGCTCCTCGGGATTTAGTTTATAATTTGAACTACTAATATAGTTGATGTACGCAGATGGTAAATATGgaatttctctttgtaaGTACtcaatttcttcctttGTGAACCTCAAATTTCCCAGGTATGAAAATTGCTCTTTCAGCCACTTGATGGCttctttattgaaagaTAATTGGGATGACCTGTTGGTATATTTGTAGGTGACTGTAACATCAGGGAAATTAGTAAAGACAGCAGCATGCATCGTAATCTTGTACATATCTGTGTCCAGAAGTGACTTTACTACAGGATCTGACATGGTTATCTTGCTTAGCGAAAATACTTATAACTGCTTAGTTTACGTCTCTTCAAAAATACACTCAATTGCTTCCTTTCGCAACAATGATAAATTAAACAGAAATACCTATCTCGCTCAATTTCCGTTTTAATAACTGTTAATAGGTTCGTCAGTTTTAGCCAGTCGAGTACACCAACTTTTACATTTGCGGATTTTTCCAGTCTTATATAAACGGATTTGACGAATTTTTCACCCTGGCACTGCAGCCATTTCTTCTGATATTAACAGAGTCACAGAGTGcaaaaagcaaaaggaAAGCTCACTCTGTGGAAAAGACACACTTAAATGGTCTTGAAATACTTAAAAGTTTTTTGGGCCCAAAACAAAGCATTATTGAGACTTTGAAGGTTAGTATACAAGAAGTGTCAGCAATTGAAAGTAAATTTATCACCTTCAACGATTTTTCAGTTACTTGTTCGTTGCTTTTGggttaaaagaaaaaaatttcctgaaaagaaaagatggaAGTATCACTACGTTAAGATGTTTCATCCGTATTCAAGCCGTTGAGTGAAGGAATTCAGAGACTCTAGAAACAAtattataatataaaatgatTGTCCCAGTTAGATGTTTTTCCTGTGGTAAGGTTGTTGGTGACAAATGGGAGAGTTACTTGAACTTGTTGCAAGAAGATGAGCTAGATGAAGGTACCGCATTATCAAGATTAGGCTTGAAAAGATACTGTTGCAGAAGAATGATTTTAACCCACGTCGATCTAATTGAGAAGTTCTTAAGGTACAACCCattagaaaaaagagattaGATGTTTATCGATATAgctgttttttttaaccatttccttttcttcaaatcacTTCCTTCAGAGattgagaagaaaaaatgaaaacggGCGTGAAGGCAAATGACAAAATATTGTATTCCCTCGCATCAAATGAACCACACAAAAACTCAATATACTCCAGCATGCTGTCATTATACCGTTCTCTTCCGAAGAATAGAAAATTTATATATCTTTAGCTTATTCTCCAAGATTTATATCCGTAGGAAGTTAGGAGATATTATATCTTGAGATATAAGAGGCTTGTATACTATAAAAAAGCTCATTGAAAagtattcttttgatttttttcaggaGAATTATTTCCAGAAATTATACAACGggaaaaattgatatttACAAATCCTTTATTGATACTATGTTTTTAACTTTCATAACTTCTTAGAGACGCCTTTGTagctttttttgaataccAAGATTGAATCGATTTTCTCCAGGGCTAATTCCAATAAttcctttctcttttgtaaTTCAATATGTCTTGAAATTTTAGGATCTTCCTTAGCAAACATCTCAACTTGTTCATCTCCCAATAATGTTAACCTTCTGTCTAATTCAATAGGAaagttataaaaaaaatcgctCAGTAATTCAACATTGAGAAATAAGACAGCGGTAGAAGTTAACTTATCACTAACCGCGGATAAAAATACCTCTGGACAGCGATCCTTTTCAATAGTCGAATGGCATTTGCTTTTCAACATTTTTAATCTGAATGATAACACTTTGCATCTCTTATCCAAAAATATCGCTTCAGAGCCTCTTTCTAGTAATAGTTTAGACATGCCAAGCGTCTCCTTTTGCAAATTCGATTCGTTTCCTAAATAGCCCATCACGTTTGTCAGTTTTTTACTCCCAACAGCATTCTTGATTGCTTGATACCTTGAGTTACATTGTCGCAATTCCTCCTTTATTAGGTTAATAGAATGTTGACGAGCAAGACTCCAATCCCTTTCTTCCAAATCGATTTCATACTTAAATGGTTTGATACAATTCTCAACTTGATCAGCCGTTGAATAGTATTTGCTGTTTAAAACATTAATTGCTGTGTTACTCACAAGGTCTTTGATTAATTCATGATTTTTTAATTGAGTAGATTCTAAAATATTGtctaattctttcaaaatagCGTTGGTGGTGagcattgttgataatCTACCAATACCCATTTTGGTTAATCCAGACGATGCTAAttccaattttttatgCCAATATAGCATATCGGTATCACTTTCCAATTTAGGAGAGGATAGGTCAGGAAGATTCTCATCCTTCCAGTACCTTGTAGCCAAAACGTCTAAAACTTTTTGATCCAATTCGgctttcaaaattgatttCAGCTCATTTCTGTGGAATTTTTCCTGGAATTCTTTAATGCCCAACTTTAGTACATcgatattattcaaaaggTATGATTTAGGTGTTAAATGCCTATCATTGAATTCTACTTTAAACAAATAAGAAGTATCATCCAATTCTTGTTGAATAAGCGTTGAAGTCGGCTCCAGCGCATTTGACATagaaatttccaaaattttaatCAGTTTTTCTCTCAATTTCTTGGTGGATACTTGACAATTTGCAAAATGGCTCTTGTTTTCTCTAAAATAagccttttcaaattgatgAGAGACAATTTGTTTCAAACCATTCACATTTTCATCGCCTGTATTTTGATTATGCTGAcctttggaaaaaattccaCCCAATGACGAAGAAGGTGTTTCACCAAAAAGTCCCAAATGTTTTCTATTTATACTGCTTGGTGCCTTGGTAATCACCCCAACGTAGCCCATACTAAGAGGATATTTCTTATTATTTAGAATACTTCTGGCTTTTTCAGGGTCTACCAAATCCAGTTTAGTAATGACACCTATAGTTCTCAGACCTTTAGGATCTGCTGCTTTAGAGGCTTTCAAGGCAGAGCTATTAGCCAAGTCAACGTCCGCGGCAGAAATTgccaaaataatattaggtgCGGTTAAATATTTCTCACACAGGTCGCGAATTTTAGATTTCAGTTCTAATGGCTGATCTGCAGCCTCGACTTGTATATAACCAGGTAAATCTACTAACGATAAATCTGGGACACGGGAGGATTTGATCGTTAGTTGAATAGGTTCTTCAGAAACGGCCTCTGAAGTTGGGACTGCCATGTTCAGTTCCATCAGCATTCTTTTCACCTCTTTAAAGTCCTTTATATTGTATAAACGCATGCTTGGGAAATCTGCGGTTACATTATTTGAGTTAGGGGTGTTGACCAAAGTTAATTCAATGGGTCTTCTTGTAACCATGTTGGAACCTTTTGgtagaaattcttttccaacaatAGATTCTAATACAGAAGATTTACCAGACGATTGAGAACCAATCACGACAATTGACGGTAATGTTAAATGCGCAGACGAGGAGTCCACTTTATTTAAAATAGTTCTAATTTCAATCATTTGCTTAGTCAAGTTTAGCATTTCGTCTTGAGTTGTATCCACagcatcattttcatcattttcatcatcatcatcttcttcttcatattcttcttgtttcttgCCTTCGTCATCCTCAAGTGATGTGGCGGCTATTAAAGTAGCAGTCGGTACTGTACCGTCATTTCCATTATCACCGTTTTGCGACTCATCGCCGGAAAAAATCCTATTGAACTTTTCCTTCATAGATTCACCA harbors:
- the NPT1 gene encoding nicotinate phosphoribosyltransferase (similar to Saccharomyces cerevisiae NPT1 (YOR209C); ancestral locus Anc_8.625), giving the protein MSDPVVKSLLDTDMYKITMHAAVFTNFPDVTVTYKYTNRSSQLSFNKEAIKWLKEQFSYLGNLRFTKEEIEYLQREIPYLPSAYINYISSSNYKLNPEEQITFTSEEIEGKPSHYKLKILVSGFWKDTILYEIPLLSLISEAYFKFVDTDWNYENQLEQAMRKAETLFDNDIKFSEFGTRRRRSLETQDLIMQGIMKAVNANPEKNKSLFLGTSNILFAKKYGVKPIGTVAHEWVMGVASISEDYLHANKDAMDYWINTFGAENAGLALTDTFGTDDFLKAFYPPYSDAYVGVRQDSGDPVEYTKKIAHHYHDVLKLPKFSKIVCYSDSLNIEKAITYSHSAKNNGMLATFGIGTNFTNDFHKKSEPQVKSEPLNIVIKLLEANGNHAIKISDNLGKNMGDPTTVKRVKEELGYTERNWNGDNEAHRWT
- the RPB10 gene encoding DNA-directed RNA polymerase core subunit RPB10 (similar to Saccharomyces cerevisiae RPB10 (YOR210W); ancestral locus Anc_8.627), whose protein sequence is MIVPVRCFSCGKVVGDKWESYLNLLQEDELDEGTALSRLGLKRYCCRRMILTHVDLIEKFLRYNPLEKRD
- the MGM1 gene encoding dynamin-related GTPase MGM1 (similar to Saccharomyces cerevisiae MGM1 (YOR211C); ancestral locus Anc_8.628) codes for the protein MSNSTLLRTIPRVSNYSTLMNVNKSPIRLLLLKRRLATHPAILYGSSHIKSPLVHLHSRISNARGATNSNVLHFAISKRSISNFPKIISRVIRLPIYVGGGMAAAGSYIAYKMEEASSFTKDKLDRIKDFGESMKEKFNRIFSGDESQNGDNGNDGTVPTATLIAATSLEDDEGKKQEEYEEEDDDDENDENDAVDTTQDEMLNLTKQMIEIRTILNKVDSSSAHLTLPSIVVIGSQSSGKSSVLESIVGKEFLPKGSNMVTRRPIELTLVNTPNSNNVTADFPSMRLYNIKDFKEVKRMLMELNMAVPTSEAVSEEPIQLTIKSSRVPDLSLVDLPGYIQVEAADQPLELKSKIRDLCEKYLTAPNIILAISAADVDLANSSALKASKAADPKGLRTIGVITKLDLVDPEKARSILNNKKYPLSMGYVGVITKAPSSINRKHLGLFGETPSSSLGGIFSKGQHNQNTGDENVNGLKQIVSHQFEKAYFRENKSHFANCQVSTKKLREKLIKILEISMSNALEPTSTLIQQELDDTSYLFKVEFNDRHLTPKSYLLNNIDVLKLGIKEFQEKFHRNELKSILKAELDQKVLDVLATRYWKDENLPDLSSPKLESDTDMLYWHKKLELASSGLTKMGIGRLSTMLTTNAILKELDNILESTQLKNHELIKDLVSNTAINVLNSKYYSTADQVENCIKPFKYEIDLEERDWSLARQHSINLIKEELRQCNSRYQAIKNAVGSKKLTNVMGYLGNESNLQKETLGMSKLLLERGSEAIFLDKRCKVLSFRLKMLKSKCHSTIEKDRCPEVFLSAVSDKLTSTAVLFLNVELLSDFFYNFPIELDRRLTLLGDEQVEMFAKEDPKISRHIELQKRKELLELALEKIDSILVFKKSYKGVSKKL